From Phragmites australis chromosome 5, lpPhrAust1.1, whole genome shotgun sequence, a single genomic window includes:
- the LOC133917587 gene encoding uncharacterized protein LOC133917587, whose translation MATKYIIGSVVASFAFAYVCGVYIADRKVLGGTTPRTVATNEWWQETDKKFQAWPRTAGPPVAMNPIRRQNFVVKSSEQ comes from the exons ATGGCCACCAAGTACATCATCGGATCGGTGGTAGCATCCTTCGCCTTCGCCTACGTCTGCGGCGTCTACATCGCCGACAGGAAGGTCCTTGGAG GCACGACTCCTCGGACCGTGGCGACGAACGAGTGGTGGCAGGAAACGGACAAGAAGTTCCAGGCGTGGCCTCGCACCGCCGGGCCGCCGGTCGCCATGAACCCGATCAGGCGACAGAACTTCGTCGTCAAGTCGTCGGAACAGTGA